One window of the Niallia circulans genome contains the following:
- a CDS encoding amino acid ABC transporter permease encodes MNLNLDFPYLVDILPELLEFIPLTLFLAVLSMVFAIIGGLILAVISRSNIPVLKQLAAVYISFFRAIPTLVQLFLIYYGLPQIFPALSAMTAITAAILGLSLKQAAFLAEIFRAALNSVDKGQVEACLSVGMTKVQAFRRIVLPQATRNAIPATSNIFIGLIKETSLAFTLGVVELFAQGKIIAASSLKFFETYLALALLYWVLIILVTFVQRAIEKRMEKPYLS; translated from the coding sequence ATGAATCTTAATTTAGATTTTCCATATTTAGTTGATATATTACCAGAACTGTTGGAATTCATACCGCTTACTTTATTTCTTGCTGTTCTATCCATGGTTTTTGCGATCATTGGCGGATTGATTTTAGCTGTGATATCCAGATCGAATATTCCTGTATTAAAGCAGCTTGCTGCTGTATATATTTCGTTCTTTCGTGCCATTCCCACATTGGTTCAATTATTTTTAATTTACTATGGGCTGCCACAAATTTTTCCAGCTCTAAGTGCGATGACTGCTATAACAGCAGCAATCTTAGGGCTTAGTTTAAAACAAGCAGCGTTTTTGGCAGAAATATTTCGTGCTGCATTGAATTCAGTTGACAAGGGACAGGTGGAAGCTTGTTTATCAGTTGGTATGACAAAAGTGCAAGCCTTCCGGAGAATTGTTTTACCTCAAGCGACACGAAATGCTATTCCTGCAACAAGTAATATTTTTATTGGTTTAATTAAAGAAACCTCTTTAGCGTTTACTTTAGGAGTAGTGGAGCTTTTCGCGCAAGGGAAAATAATTGCTGCTAGTTCTCTTAAATTTTTTGAAACCTATTTGGCTTTAGCGCTGCTTTATTGGGTGTTAATTATTCTTGTTACCTTCGTTCAGCGGGCTATTGAAAAAAGAATGGAAAAACCGTATTTATCATAA
- a CDS encoding transporter substrate-binding domain-containing protein, with protein sequence MMFKKITVIMSIAFLLLLSACSGTDNKTENGESSKEQKTLRVGSTAQSYPNGYEENGKLVGFDIEVLEKIAENLGYQVEWVRSDFAGLMGQLETKKIDTVANFVAVTDERREKYQFSEPYAYAGATIVTNKDNAYDSLDDLKGKTVSGVLGSNNVKNLENFDPDIIPKTYENRDGAMNDAINKRVDGYVNSKSSLIAEIEKGNLPLKFVGEPFVYEDVAFPFLKNKDGEALAEAFNAEIKKLREDGTLTEISKKYFADEDITVKE encoded by the coding sequence ATAATGTTTAAGAAAATAACTGTAATCATGAGTATAGCATTTTTACTATTATTATCTGCTTGCAGCGGAACAGATAATAAAACTGAAAATGGGGAATCTTCGAAGGAGCAAAAAACACTTCGTGTAGGTTCAACCGCACAAAGTTATCCAAATGGATATGAGGAAAATGGTAAATTAGTAGGTTTTGATATAGAAGTATTAGAGAAAATCGCTGAAAACTTAGGCTATCAAGTGGAGTGGGTTAGATCAGACTTCGCTGGTTTAATGGGACAATTAGAAACAAAAAAAATTGATACAGTGGCAAACTTTGTTGCAGTTACAGATGAAAGAAGAGAAAAGTATCAGTTTTCAGAGCCATATGCGTATGCAGGTGCTACCATTGTTACAAATAAAGACAATGCATATGATAGTTTAGATGATTTAAAGGGCAAAACAGTATCCGGAGTATTAGGATCGAACAATGTGAAGAACTTAGAAAATTTTGATCCTGACATCATCCCTAAAACATATGAGAACCGAGATGGTGCAATGAATGATGCGATTAATAAACGTGTTGATGGTTATGTTAACTCTAAATCTTCTTTAATCGCAGAAATTGAAAAAGGGAATTTGCCATTGAAGTTTGTAGGAGAGCCGTTTGTGTATGAAGATGTTGCTTTTCCGTTCCTTAAAAATAAAGATGGAGAAGCTTTGGCAGAAGCATTTAATGCGGAAATAAAAAAATTACGTGAGGATGGTACCTTAACAGAAATATCGAAGAAATATTTTGCAGACGAGGATATCACCGTTAAGGAATAG
- a CDS encoding GNAT family N-acetyltransferase: protein MSNLSFHQATSKDIPELLDLSLRGYASIRELGIHFAAATADVELVEKNIKENICFYLRDEGKMVATASVRMPWSGHPGPFEIPHIWWVAVAPEEKRKGYASKILHYVEESFLRDTLHCPSVSLGTAKEHPWLREMYEKRGYKKVGETDLGKGHITIYLEKLLLAKSYKKR from the coding sequence GTGAGTAATTTATCTTTTCATCAAGCAACATCCAAAGATATTCCCGAATTACTTGATCTATCTCTAAGAGGATATGCCTCTATTCGAGAGTTGGGAATTCACTTTGCTGCTGCAACAGCAGATGTAGAATTGGTAGAAAAGAATATCAAGGAAAATATATGCTTCTATTTACGAGATGAAGGCAAAATGGTTGCAACTGCTTCTGTTCGCATGCCATGGAGCGGTCATCCTGGTCCGTTTGAAATTCCCCATATTTGGTGGGTTGCAGTTGCACCAGAAGAAAAAAGAAAAGGATATGCAAGCAAAATCCTTCATTATGTGGAGGAGAGTTTTTTAAGAGATACTCTTCATTGTCCATCTGTATCGCTTGGCACGGCGAAAGAGCATCCTTGGCTTAGAGAAATGTATGAAAAACGAGGATACAAAAAGGTTGGAGAGACGGATTTAGGGAAAGGCCATATTACAATCTATTTAGAAAAATTACTTTTAGCAAAATCATATAAGAAAAGGTAG
- the purB gene encoding adenylosuccinate lyase — translation MGSHVVALKMLQNNFSTEEMRSVWDDENRLQKILDVEAALALAESELGIIPKEAGRAIKDAAKIENFDIEEIAKESAKLKHSLMATVNHLQKLSGDYGEYVHYGVTTQDVTDTAMILQLKEADEIIRRDTKKVAELLIGLASKYKKTPMPARTHGMQGLPTTFGFKLAVVLSEFERHLDRLKSVQSRIFTGVLAGGVGTYAALGSIGPKIEERALEILELNAPKICWHSSRDRISEYGSALGLISGSLGKLGNEFYNLMRTEIDEVEEPFSAGNVGSTTMPHKRNPAIFEGIASLTKPILHSVALLHESLVMEHERDAMSWRSEWIALPEICLYLSSQLKSMITVLEGLVVKPENMLKNLERLGGLILSERVMFALSEKIGKQTAHHLIYEIAMESAEQKIPFKKLLGQNEKVAAVLTEDQINQLLDPSQYIGLASEKVDEVIASIRNGGLLSE, via the coding sequence ATGGGTTCACATGTAGTAGCTTTAAAAATGCTGCAGAACAATTTTAGTACAGAAGAAATGCGTTCTGTGTGGGATGATGAAAATAGATTACAGAAGATTTTGGATGTAGAAGCAGCATTAGCATTAGCAGAAAGTGAGTTAGGAATCATTCCAAAGGAAGCTGGAAGAGCTATAAAGGACGCTGCAAAGATAGAAAATTTTGATATTGAAGAAATTGCAAAGGAGTCTGCTAAACTAAAACATTCCTTAATGGCTACAGTTAACCATTTGCAGAAACTATCAGGCGATTATGGAGAATATGTTCATTATGGTGTAACAACACAGGATGTAACGGATACAGCGATGATTCTTCAATTGAAGGAAGCAGATGAAATCATAAGAAGAGATACAAAAAAAGTAGCAGAGCTTCTAATTGGTTTAGCATCTAAGTATAAGAAAACGCCGATGCCAGCAAGAACACACGGAATGCAAGGACTGCCAACCACATTTGGCTTTAAGCTCGCAGTCGTTTTGAGTGAGTTTGAACGTCATCTAGATAGATTAAAGAGCGTCCAGTCGCGTATTTTCACAGGTGTTCTTGCTGGTGGTGTTGGTACATACGCCGCTTTAGGAAGTATAGGACCAAAAATTGAAGAACGGGCATTAGAAATTTTAGAACTTAATGCGCCAAAGATTTGCTGGCATTCTTCACGTGACCGAATTTCGGAGTATGGCTCAGCGCTAGGGCTAATAAGTGGTTCATTAGGAAAGCTGGGAAATGAATTCTATAACTTAATGCGGACAGAAATCGACGAAGTGGAAGAGCCGTTTTCAGCAGGAAATGTGGGCTCAACTACGATGCCGCATAAACGTAATCCAGCTATTTTTGAAGGAATTGCCAGTCTAACAAAACCTATCTTACATAGTGTTGCCCTATTGCATGAATCATTAGTGATGGAACATGAAAGGGATGCGATGAGCTGGAGAAGTGAATGGATAGCTTTACCAGAAATTTGTTTATATTTATCCTCTCAATTGAAAAGTATGATAACCGTTCTTGAGGGGCTTGTAGTGAAGCCTGAGAACATGCTGAAAAACTTGGAACGATTAGGTGGACTGATTTTATCAGAACGTGTCATGTTTGCTTTATCAGAAAAAATAGGTAAACAAACTGCCCATCATCTTATATATGAAATCGCAATGGAATCAGCTGAACAAAAAATTCCATTTAAAAAATTACTTGGTCAGAATGAAAAGGTGGCTGCTGTATTGACAGAAGACCAAATTAATCAGCTATTAGATCCTAGTCAATATATTGGCTTAGCCAGTGAGAAGGTAGATGAAGTAATTGCTTCGATTAGAAATGGAGGGCTTTTAAGTGAGTAA
- a CDS encoding transporter substrate-binding domain-containing protein, whose product MKNFLKLNALLIFVISINLLAACSNSTNSQEESTKTASKSETSDEKVIRVGATGQSFPNSYQEDGKLIGFDVEVLETIANNLGYKVQWTLAGFEGLVGQLGVGKLDTIANAFEYTEERAEQYNYSTTYSYTSTGIAVLKDSPYDSVKDLNGQTVAGVLGSNKINVLEDYVKKNGLDIEVRQYETRDGPQSDTIKGAVAGYVQGKPILQATINKSKLPLKILEDDLKKSEIGFPFAKTEQGDALRKVFNAEIEKLRADGTLAEISEKYYADDITSED is encoded by the coding sequence ATGAAGAACTTTCTAAAGCTTAATGCACTTCTTATTTTTGTTATTTCTATAAATCTATTAGCTGCTTGTAGTAATTCTACTAATTCTCAAGAAGAATCAACGAAAACTGCTAGTAAAAGCGAAACTTCAGATGAAAAAGTTATTCGCGTTGGCGCAACTGGTCAAAGTTTTCCAAACTCTTATCAAGAGGATGGAAAATTAATCGGATTTGATGTAGAAGTACTTGAAACGATTGCAAACAATTTAGGGTATAAAGTGCAATGGACACTGGCAGGCTTTGAAGGGTTAGTAGGGCAGCTTGGAGTTGGAAAACTGGATACGATTGCTAATGCCTTTGAATATACAGAGGAAAGGGCAGAACAATATAATTACTCGACAACTTATTCTTATACAAGTACAGGGATTGCTGTTCTTAAAGATAGTCCTTATGATTCTGTAAAAGATTTAAATGGACAAACAGTTGCTGGTGTATTGGGCTCAAATAAAATTAATGTACTAGAAGATTATGTGAAGAAAAACGGATTAGATATTGAAGTCAGACAATATGAAACAAGAGATGGTCCACAATCAGATACAATTAAGGGTGCTGTAGCAGGTTATGTCCAAGGAAAGCCAATTTTGCAAGCAACAATAAATAAATCGAAATTACCACTGAAAATATTAGAAGATGACTTAAAGAAATCAGAAATTGGTTTCCCGTTTGCAAAAACAGAACAGGGGGATGCATTAAGAAAAGTGTTTAATGCAGAAATAGAAAAGCTGAGAGCGGATGGAACACTAGCTGAAATCTCAGAAAAATATTATGCAGATGATATTACCTCTGAGGATTAA
- a CDS encoding aminotransferase class I/II-fold pyridoxal phosphate-dependent enzyme, translated as MYFDCSERLGKLKPKYLVVQNKRIKELQQSAKQVINLGRGNPDQPTFPRIVECLQEAIHDKKNHGYPPYGGKQVFKEAIVAFYRKEYGANLSPNQVAIMNGSTIALSGLAQSLLNPGDIALVPVPGFFGYQAAVELAGGEPFFVPISEKNNFLVDYSSIPEEVSQRAKILFLNYPNNPTGANATRKFFEETITYANKYGIAVIHDFAYADIYYTDEKPISFLSIPGAVEVGVEIYTFSKTFNMAGWRSGFTVGNESLIKHLSAYLQNAVGGVFGGIQDASVFALLHQQAERNALRELYHERQLLVESFFKTLDWEYVAPQGTFFLWAKVPLPINSIEFADQLLEEALVAVVPGSIYGKNGEGWIRISLVTSLEQLKESFERIKRFLLRKRGY; from the coding sequence ATGTATTTTGATTGCTCGGAACGTCTGGGAAAATTAAAGCCGAAATATTTAGTCGTTCAAAACAAACGGATAAAAGAACTCCAGCAATCAGCTAAGCAGGTAATTAATCTGGGAAGAGGAAATCCGGATCAGCCAACATTCCCCCGTATTGTGGAGTGTCTGCAAGAAGCCATCCATGATAAGAAAAACCATGGTTATCCACCATATGGAGGAAAACAAGTGTTTAAAGAAGCCATTGTGGCTTTTTACCGAAAGGAGTATGGAGCAAATCTTTCGCCTAATCAGGTGGCGATCATGAATGGTTCTACAATCGCCTTATCTGGGTTAGCACAATCCCTTTTAAACCCCGGGGATATCGCGTTAGTTCCTGTTCCTGGTTTCTTTGGGTACCAAGCGGCCGTTGAGTTGGCAGGTGGAGAACCGTTTTTCGTGCCGATTAGCGAGAAAAATAATTTTTTAGTTGATTATTCAAGCATCCCGGAGGAAGTCAGTCAAAGAGCGAAGATTCTATTTTTAAATTATCCAAATAATCCCACAGGGGCAAATGCCACAAGGAAATTTTTCGAAGAAACGATTACATATGCCAATAAATACGGAATTGCAGTCATTCATGATTTTGCTTATGCAGATATCTACTATACGGATGAAAAGCCAATCAGTTTTTTATCTATTCCTGGAGCAGTTGAAGTAGGAGTGGAAATTTACACCTTTTCCAAAACGTTTAATATGGCTGGTTGGCGGAGTGGATTTACGGTCGGGAATGAATCGCTTATTAAACATCTAAGCGCCTATTTACAAAATGCCGTTGGCGGTGTTTTTGGTGGAATACAGGATGCATCTGTGTTTGCTCTATTACATCAGCAGGCCGAACGTAATGCTTTAAGAGAGTTATATCATGAGCGGCAATTGTTAGTTGAATCTTTTTTTAAAACACTAGATTGGGAGTATGTTGCCCCACAAGGTACATTCTTCCTTTGGGCTAAAGTCCCGTTACCAATAAATTCGATTGAATTTGCCGACCAATTACTAGAGGAGGCATTGGTAGCCGTGGTTCCGGGCAGTATATATGGCAAAAACGGAGAGGGATGGATTCGCATTAGTTTGGTGACCTCTTTGGAACAATTGAAAGAATCATTTGAGCGAATAAAGAGATTTTTACTAAGGAAGCGGGGGTATTAA
- a CDS encoding iron-containing alcohol dehydrogenase family protein, with the protein MIDLVHRFGPQNYYHYSGVINTLPKFLEDNHLQFPLVIHGEKSWQAVQPYWPETEFQHPYKKILFAGECSYEEIDRIGSEVIHHQHDAIIGVGGGKLLDTVKAVASKAKIPCILIPTLPSNCASFTPISIVYSAEGDHLGTIRHSQSNYMVMVEPELLVNAPIEHLTSGIGDTLAKWYESKIRFNKLTSEEISILLELSHTAAKQCRDNILKWGEAAVQAAEAKKSNADFSRMIDTIYAVAGLVGGLGGEFGQSVGAHAFNYGYVSLGKKGHLHGSLVAYGILFQLSLEENYEEIKQLVPLYKKLKLPICWRDLHLSPEKGDLDKMADQILRPSSRIYALPMELTKQSVIDGLQKLEAFITENEVGLNVF; encoded by the coding sequence TTGATCGATTTAGTGCATCGTTTTGGCCCTCAAAATTATTATCATTATTCAGGAGTAATTAATACACTACCGAAGTTTTTGGAAGATAACCATTTACAATTTCCATTAGTAATTCATGGGGAAAAGTCGTGGCAGGCAGTTCAACCATATTGGCCCGAAACTGAATTTCAGCATCCCTATAAAAAAATTTTGTTTGCTGGTGAATGTAGCTATGAAGAAATAGACCGAATAGGGAGCGAAGTCATACACCATCAGCATGATGCCATAATAGGAGTTGGAGGAGGTAAGCTTTTAGATACGGTAAAGGCGGTAGCTAGTAAAGCAAAAATACCTTGTATCTTAATTCCTACATTGCCTTCCAACTGTGCTAGCTTTACTCCAATCAGCATTGTTTATTCTGCTGAAGGAGACCATCTTGGTACGATACGGCATAGTCAATCAAATTATATGGTAATGGTTGAACCAGAATTATTAGTAAATGCACCAATCGAGCATTTAACTTCTGGTATTGGTGATACCTTGGCTAAATGGTATGAAAGTAAAATTCGTTTTAATAAATTAACAAGTGAAGAAATATCCATTCTATTGGAACTGTCTCATACTGCTGCTAAGCAATGTCGAGATAATATTTTAAAATGGGGGGAAGCTGCTGTTCAAGCAGCTGAAGCTAAAAAGAGCAATGCAGATTTCTCCCGCATGATTGATACGATTTATGCAGTAGCCGGTCTTGTTGGTGGTTTAGGAGGGGAATTTGGGCAAAGCGTTGGCGCACATGCCTTTAATTACGGATATGTCAGTTTGGGGAAAAAGGGACATTTACATGGCAGTCTTGTTGCGTATGGAATATTATTCCAGTTGAGTTTAGAAGAAAATTATGAAGAAATAAAACAATTAGTTCCTTTATACAAAAAATTGAAGTTGCCAATATGCTGGAGAGATTTGCATTTATCCCCTGAGAAAGGGGACCTTGATAAAATGGCTGATCAAATCTTAAGACCATCCTCTAGAATTTATGCATTGCCAATGGAGCTAACCAAGCAAAGCGTAATAGATGGTCTGCAAAAATTAGAAGCATTTATTACGGAAAATGAGGTGGGGTTAAATGTATTTTGA
- a CDS encoding YwbE family protein, whose amino-acid sequence MNGQNRKDITPGTPVEIVLKQDQRTGKRTAGIVKDILTKSPSHPHGIKVRLEDGQVGRVQLIKEK is encoded by the coding sequence ATGAACGGTCAGAATCGCAAAGACATAACACCAGGCACACCTGTTGAAATAGTACTAAAACAAGATCAAAGAACCGGGAAACGAACAGCAGGCATTGTAAAAGATATATTAACAAAGTCTCCCTCCCATCCCCATGGAATTAAGGTTCGCCTAGAAGATGGACAAGTAGGCCGTGTACAGTTAATTAAAGAAAAATAA
- the gap gene encoding type I glyceraldehyde-3-phosphate dehydrogenase: MAVKVAINGFGRIGRLAFRQMFSAEGYEVVAINDLTSPQMLAHLLKYDSAQGRYALADKVEAKESSIVVAGKEIEIYAQRDPKNLPWSKHDVDVVLECTGFFTSKEKASAHIEAGAKKVVISAPAGNDLPTIVYGVNENVLNKNDTVISAASCTTNCLALMVDVLDELAPIEKGFMTTIHAYTGDQMTLDGPHAKGDLRRARAAALNIVPTSSGAAKAIGLVIPKLEGKLDGVSQRVPVPAGSVTELVAVVNKTVKKDDINTAMKAASSDSFGYTEEQLVSSDIIGITYGSLFDATQTKVTSLPDGKSLVKVVAWYDNENSYTSQMVRTIKYFAEL, translated from the coding sequence ATGGCAGTAAAGGTTGCAATTAACGGATTTGGACGCATTGGCCGACTTGCTTTCAGACAAATGTTCTCTGCAGAGGGTTATGAGGTAGTAGCAATTAATGACTTAACCAGTCCGCAGATGTTGGCTCATTTATTAAAGTACGATTCTGCGCAGGGAAGATATGCTTTAGCTGATAAGGTGGAAGCGAAAGAAAGTTCTATTGTGGTAGCAGGCAAAGAAATTGAAATTTATGCTCAAAGGGATCCTAAAAATCTTCCTTGGAGTAAGCATGACGTAGATGTGGTTTTAGAATGTACAGGATTTTTTACATCAAAAGAAAAAGCATCAGCCCATATTGAAGCAGGAGCTAAAAAAGTTGTTATCTCCGCTCCAGCTGGAAATGATCTGCCCACAATTGTTTATGGAGTAAACGAAAATGTTTTGAACAAAAATGATACGGTTATTTCAGCTGCTTCATGCACAACAAATTGTTTGGCTCTGATGGTTGATGTACTTGATGAATTGGCTCCAATTGAAAAAGGATTCATGACAACAATTCATGCGTATACAGGTGATCAAATGACTCTTGACGGTCCTCATGCAAAGGGCGACCTACGAAGAGCTCGCGCAGCCGCTTTAAATATCGTACCAACTTCTTCTGGTGCTGCCAAAGCAATAGGACTGGTAATTCCAAAATTAGAGGGGAAATTAGACGGTGTATCTCAACGTGTGCCAGTACCAGCTGGTTCAGTGACAGAGTTAGTCGCTGTCGTCAATAAGACGGTAAAGAAAGATGATATAAATACTGCTATGAAAGCGGCATCTTCTGATTCATTTGGATATACAGAGGAACAGTTGGTATCCTCTGACATAATCGGTATAACATATGGTTCATTATTTGATGCAACACAGACAAAGGTTACTTCACTTCCTGATGGGAAGTCTTTAGTGAAAGTTGTGGCATGGTACGATAATGAAAATTCGTATACAAGCCAAATGGTTAGAACAATTAAATATTTTGCTGAACTATAG
- a CDS encoding helix-turn-helix domain-containing protein, producing MPQIDRYKKRIVNIDFFAIENFKELPYQNRFTIVFVTSGSIKGMLNNLPIAISAPGIICLSQTDEIQVFEREKVSAQSFSFDPDFLSTIPISKTEDYFMPNLKIHTGLSLFQRDSTHTGVPFITTKAFPKLLDWFFIIGTEVFAQSDSLWVCRIKKNLIQMLSLIESLNSENGQSPVDTVLEYIHTNYANKITLDDLTQCAHLNRVSLNKLFHKRCNCTAMSYLLSYRLKVAEELLTHTGMSLNEIARSTGFEYDTYFIKQFTSKKGMSPTSFRNTSRKLASYL from the coding sequence ATGCCACAAATAGATCGCTATAAAAAAAGGATCGTTAATATAGATTTCTTTGCCATAGAAAATTTTAAAGAGTTACCATACCAGAATCGATTTACTATAGTATTTGTCACCAGTGGGAGTATAAAAGGAATGCTGAATAATCTACCTATTGCAATTTCTGCACCTGGGATAATCTGTTTGTCACAAACTGATGAGATACAAGTTTTTGAAAGAGAGAAAGTATCAGCACAATCGTTCAGCTTTGACCCAGATTTTCTTAGTACAATTCCAATTTCAAAAACAGAAGATTATTTTATGCCCAATCTAAAAATACACACAGGATTATCTTTATTTCAAAGAGACAGCACACATACAGGCGTACCCTTTATTACCACAAAAGCATTTCCAAAATTATTAGATTGGTTTTTTATTATTGGAACAGAAGTATTTGCTCAAAGCGATTCACTGTGGGTTTGCAGAATCAAAAAAAATCTTATTCAAATGTTAAGCTTAATTGAAAGCTTAAATTCGGAAAATGGACAGTCTCCTGTTGATACGGTTTTAGAATATATACACACTAATTACGCCAATAAAATTACTCTCGATGATTTAACACAATGTGCTCACCTAAACCGTGTTTCACTCAATAAATTATTTCATAAACGATGTAACTGTACTGCAATGTCATATTTATTATCCTATCGATTAAAAGTCGCAGAAGAATTACTCACCCATACTGGCATGAGTTTGAATGAAATTGCCCGTTCGACAGGCTTTGAGTATGATACCTATTTTATTAAGCAATTTACTTCTAAAAAAGGAATGTCCCCTACATCATTCCGAAATACTTCCCGTAAACTGGCAAGTTATCTGTAG